A stretch of DNA from Paenibacillus albus:
CGTTGCACCAGGCTTCGTACCGGAAGCGATGGCAACGGCGGTCACCATCGCCCACTTCAGCCCGCGTCCATTCATCGTCTGGTACAGCTGGCCGACTTCGTTCACATCGTCGATGGCTCCGGAGATGTCACCGGCGTTGATAAGACCGATCGGATGGCAGGAACGGGAGAAGCTGTTCAGCCCTGCATAATCGCAATATTTGCCGATGTCCCGGGCAGGAATGCCGCTCTTCGCCATCGCCAGCAGCACTGCTTCGAACGGCTCCGAGATCATGCCGGCAGACTCGGGCTTAATGCCGGATATCCACATTTTCCGAACATCCTCAGCGGTTACGCGGTCCTGCTTCTCCATAATGGCAGAGATCATCAGCTTCTGGCGCTCGACACCGTCCTCGGTCGTGCCTGCTTCACGCATCCAGCCATTGTGAAAATGCTCATAGGGCAGCAGCTCCTCCAAAATGCCGTATTCCGCGTCAATGCGCTCGAAATCCCAGCCTTCTACCGGCGCGCCCATGGCGGAACCGATATGTACACCTGCAATGCAGCCATAAAATTTGTCA
This window harbors:
- a CDS encoding ADP-ribosylglycohydrolase family protein, translating into MSEQVALFDKFYGCIAGVHIGSAMGAPVEGWDFERIDAEYGILEELLPYEHFHNGWMREAGTTEDGVERQKLMISAIMEKQDRVTAEDVRKMWISGIKPESAGMISEPFEAVLLAMAKSGIPARDIGKYCDYAGLNSFSRSCHPIGLINAGDISGAIDDVNEVGQLYQTMNGRGLKWAMVTAVAIASGTKPGATLDSVLGAIYDHCDPDVVVSELDRELKRTARIADYREFRRALYESYNIRGIPYEVSYANEVVTKGICIFNWTKGNVKDAAVAAVNMGRDTDCVTAVAAGISGALTGISTVPEAWIKQTDYATTLHVVTNSQRTIQEHAEGLYQAYTSRLTRLKAYSNLMGAL